The genomic window AGCAGGGCCTGAATGGCCGCCAGGGTGCGCGTGACCAGCCGCCCGATGTCCTGCACCTGCGCCCCCAGCGCCCCGCTGAGGCCCAGCGTGCCCTGCTTGCGGGCGGTTTCGCTGCTGGCGTTCACCAGTTCCAGCACCGCCTCGGCCTGCACCAGATCAAGCCGGCCCGACAGGTAGGCGCGCAGGGTGAATTCGCCGGGGCGGGCGGGCCTGGCCCCCAGTTCCAGGGCGCGGGCCAGCACGCGGCTCAGCACGGCCGGGCTGCCGTGCGTCTGGAACTCGACCACGTCTTCAGCGGTGTAACTGTGTGGCGCGCGGAACACCAGGCACAGGCCCTCGTCGATTGTCTCGTCCTGTGCGCCCATGATCTGCCCGAACAGGAAGCATCCGGGGGCGGTGCGGCTGGGAAGGCGGCGGGCGCGGAACATCCGGTCGGCCACGCTGTGCGCCTCTTCCCCACTGATGCGCACGATGCCCACGCCCGCGCTGCCCGGCGCGGTGGCAATAGCGGCAATGGTGTCGGCAAGGCCCGTGCGAGTCATGCCAGGCAGGCTAGCAGCCACAGCCGCAAAAGAAAAAACCACCAGCAGGGAAACTGGTGGCAAGGGGCTGAGCTTTTCAGTAGGCAGGCGGCCGACCAGTGGAACGGAAACCCGCGCTGGGTAGCGGCCTACACGTCGCGGCGGTCGAAGGCGAAGACGGCCATCAAGCCGAACCCGATGGTGTAGATCAGCAGCAGCAGCATGGAAGGAAGAATGTTGCCCTGCTCGGCGTACAGCGCCAGGTGGCTGGTGAGCAGCACCTGTTGCAGGCCCTCGGGGAACACCACCAGCAGGCGCATGATGTTCAGGGTGGCCAGGGTGGCCAGCGCCGCCGAGGCGGTATTCAGCAGCAAGATGCCGCACAGCAGGGCCAGGGCCGCCACCGGCATCAGCATGAAGGCGGCCAGGAAACTGCCGCGCAGCACTTCCATGAGAGCGCCGACACTCGACAGTGACCCCACGCCCACGAAGAGACCCGGCCCCAGGCCGGTGCCGCCCACGAAACTGCCCAGACCGCGCGGCAGGCCGGCCAGCAGCGAGCCCAGGACAGTCACGCCGATCAGCAGGAAAGGAAAGGCCAGCGCCGTGACCAGTTTGGCGACGATCAGGTTGACGCGGCTGATCGGGCGCAGCAGCAGCGGGGCCAGCGTGCCCTGCGAGACTTCGGTGCCGATCAGCTCGGCGACCACCACTGCGATAAACAGCGGGATCATGAACTGCACGGCCACGCCGATGCTCACGGCGGGCATCTGCCAGCCACTGACCAGCGCCATGTCGCCCAGCAGCATGTTCAGGCGCGGGGCGACGGCCCACAGCAGCGGCAACAGGAAACTGACCAGCAGGGCCAGCTGAACGCTGCGGGACAGCAGCAATTTACGGAATTCCAGGGCAATCAGTGTCAGCACAGCGTTCTCCGGCAGGCAAGCGTCAGAAGGCGGTCGGGAAAGGGCATGTCAGGGGTGCTCCACGCGCTCGCGGTAGTACTCGTACAGGTCGAAGTGATCCGGCGTGGCTTCGTAGACCCGGATGCCCTGGGCCGCCAGGTGCGAGAGCACTTCGGGCACGCCGCCGTCGCGGCCCAGGTTGACGATGGCGTAGGGACTGCGGGTTGTGGCGCGGCGCACGAAGGGCAGGCCTTCCAGGGCCGCGACGGTGCCCACCGGGTCTTCCACCCGGAAGCGGTAGGCGGCGTGCCGCTGGCGCAGGTCGATGGTGTCCACCATGCGCCCCCCGGTCAGGATGCCCACGGTGTGCGCGTAGGTGGCGATTTCACGCAGGTGGTGGGTGCTGAGAATCACCGCGCAGCCGTGACTGGCCAGGCTGGTCACGATGCGGTGAATCAGGCCGATGCCGAGGGGATCGAGGCCGCTGGTGGGTTCGTCCAGAATCAGGACTTTGGGGTCGGCCAGCATGGCGCTCGCCACACCCAGCCGCTGGCGTTGCCCCAGCGAATACTCCGCGACCTTGCGTTCTCCCATGCGCGTCAGTTCCAGCAGGGCCAGCACCTCGCGGATGCGGTCGCGCCCGATGCGCGGGGCGCCAGGGGCCATTGCGGCCAGGTTGGCGTGCAGCAGCAGGTTCTGGGTGCCAGTGAATTGCGGGTAGAACTTGGCGGGGGCTTCCACCACCGCGCCCATCTGCGAGCGGGCCTTGGTGCCCTCCTTGTGGACGTCGACGCCCAGCACGCGCACGCTGCCGCTGCTGGGAAAGGCCAGCCCGGTGATGGTACGGATCAGGGTGGTTTTGCCCGCGCCGTTGGGGCCGGTCAGGGCGTACACCTCGCCGGCGTTCACCTTCAGGTTGACGCCTTCCAGAATGGCGTGCTGGCCGTACTTCTTCGTTAAATCCTGCACTTCGATGGCAGGAAGTGCGAGGCCGGTTACTTTCGTCACGCCACTTACCTTAAGGCAACAATCATCAACGGTCTCTTACATTCCGGACAGGACACCACTGATCGGGGGCAGTGTCCCGGTCGGGGCAAAATAGGTAGGCTCAAGGCAGGTCGACGAACAGCGGCAGGTCAGTGGCTTCCACGGCCCCCACCTCCACCGCCCGGCGGTGTAGTTCGCGCACGGCCCGTTCGCCTTCCTGGCCCACGTCCAGACTGAAAGGGTTGACATACAGGTCGATGTGGGCCTGCATCACCTCATCGGACATTTCCAGGGCGTGCTGGCGAATGTAGCCCCTGGCGGCCTCGGGGTGGGCGTAGGCGTACTCCAGGCTGGAACGCACCGCCGCGTTCAGGGCCACCTTCATGCGCTCCGGCAGGTCGCGTTTGACCAGAATGGCCCCCAGCGGCAGCGGCAGCCCCGTCTCCCCTTCCCACCACGCGCCCAGGTCAAGGTGCTTGAGCAGGCCGTACTGCGGAAAAGTGAAGCGCGACTCGTGAATGATCAGGCCCGCGTGAACCGGCTGGCCCTGCACCTCGCCGCGCTGCACGGCGGGCATCACCTCGTCGTAACGCAGGCGAACCACCTGCACCTGCGGGTACACCAGGCGCAGCAACAGTTCGGCGGTGGTCAGCGCCCCGGGCGACACCACCACTTTGCCGTTCAGGTCGCTCACTTCCTCCCGCGTCACGATCAGCGGCCCCACCCCGCGCCCCAGCGCTCCGCCCGAACGCAGGGCCACATACTCCCGCATGACACTGAAGTAGGCGCGGTAACTGATTTTGGTCATGGGCAGGCGGCCAGAAACTGCCCACTCGTTCAGGGTCTGCACGTCTTCCAGCACTTCCCGAACGGGCAGCGGCGCGGCCACCAGTCCGGCGTGCAGGGCGTGAAAGATGAAAGTGTCGTTCGGGCAAAACGAGTAGCCCAGCGTCAGGACATCGGCCTGCGAAACAGATGAACTCATGGCCCCAGAGTAGCCAGTGCGCAGAGGAAGGTGGTCAGTGGAGGTCGCGGGAACCTTCACTCCGGCGTCCGGTCAAGGGAAATGGAACTTCAGTGACCGGGTTCGGTGGGAAGATCCACCAGCGCGTCGCGGGCGGCCTGGGCATCGCGGGCCAGCTGGGCTTTCAACTCGTCCAGACCACTGAATTTCTGTTCGCCCCGGAGTTTGCGGTGAAAGCGGATCTGGAGTTCCTGGCCGTACAGGTCGCCGCTGAAGTCGAGCAGGTTCACCTCGAAGCGGCGTTCGGTGCCGTTCACGGTCGGCCGGAAACCGACATTCGCCATGCCCGGCCAGAAGCCGTGGTCGCCCTGCACCGTCACCACGAACACGCCCAGCGGCAGCGCCTTGCCCTGCGGCACGCGGATGTTGGCGGTGGGATACCCCAGCTGCCGCCCCAGCTGATCGCCCTGCACCACCACGCCCTGCGCGTTGTAGGCGCGGCCCAGCAGGCGGCGGGTTTCCTCGACGTTGCCGCTGTGTAGCAGGGCGCGGATGCGGGTGCTTTTGATGTCGTCGCCGCCCAGCTGGTGCATGGGCAGGGTCATGACGTCCGGCGTGACCTCGCGGAGGTCGGCGGCCCCTCCGGCGCGGTTTTTACCGAAATGGAAGTCCTCACCGACGACGATGGCGCGCGGGCGCAGGGCCCGCAGGTCGTTCAGGAATTCCTCCTTGGGGCGCGACGCGAACTCGGGCGTGAAGGGCACGGCGATGGTTTCATCCACGCCGTAGCGGGCCAGCAACTCCAGTTTCTCGGGCAACGTCGAGAGGTACTCCACGCCCTGCATCAGCACGCGGGTGGGCGGGTCGAAGGTGTACACCACGCTGGGCACGCGGTGCTGCCGCGCTTCGGCCTTGAGCTGCGCGATCAAGGCCTGGTGGCCCAGGTGAACGCCGTCGAAGCTGCCGATGGCGACCACCGTGTCGGTATCGGGTCGCTGGCTGGTGGACACGAAGGTTTTCACGTCGGCACCCGCGAGGCGAACAGCGCCGCCGACACGGTGGACGCGCTGCCCACGATGCCGCCCTCGCGCAGGCCCGCCAGCACCTGCTCGGGCGACATCCACAGCACCTCGATGTCCTCATCCTCGTCCATCGGCAGGCGCGAGTCGCGCAGATTACGGGCATGAAACACGAAGAGTTCCTCGTCGCAAAAACCCGGGCTGCTGTAAAAGCGCGTCAGCAGGGTCATGTCGGCGTCGAAGCCAGCTTCCTCCTGCAGTTCCCGGCGGGCGGCGGCTTCCGGTGTTTCGCCGTCGTCGATGAGGCCAGCGGGGGCTTCCAGCGTCGCCTGCCCGATGCTGGGCCGCCACTGCCGCACCAGCAGCATCTCGCCCCGCTCATTCAGGGCCAGGATCACCACCGCCGCGGCGTGGCGCACCACTTCCCAGCGGCCATCCAGACGCTCCACGCGGATGATCCGGCCATCGTACAAAACGTCAGTCGAGGACATGCAGGCACTCTACCCCAGCAGATCTGCACCCCAGCCAGTCTGTATCTCAGCAGGTGGCCCGCGCCGCCCGGCAAAAATTAACGGGGGGCGAGCACCAGGCGGGTCAGCGCGGCGGTCAGGATGCCCACCGCCTGGTCGTACTCACGCAGGTCGAGGCGCTCCTCGGGGGTGTGGTCGAGGCTGCTGTCGCCGGGGCCGTAGGCGACCGTGGGCACGGGCCAGTGCCCGGCGACCACGTTCATGTCGCTGGTGCCGGTCTTGACCTTAAAAGTGGGTGTGCCGCCCGCAGCGCGAATGGCGACGCGCAGGGCGCGGGTCAGGGCGTTGTCCTTGGGGTGGCGCACCGCAACCTCATGTCCGGTAAAAGAGGTTTCGACGTTCAGGTCAGCCAGAACCTTTTCGATGGCGGCCTGCGCCTGCTGAGGTGTCAGGGCAGGCGGCAGGCGCAGGCCCACGCTGGCCCAGGCGGTCTGCGTGAGGCCGCCCGCGCTGTCGCCACCCAGATCCTGCAGGGTGGCCTGCACGCGGTCAAACACGCCCATTTCCTCGCCTATCCCGGCCGCCCAGGCGCGCACCCGGAACCACGCTTCGGTCAGGTCGTCGGCGGCGCTGGTGCCCTCGCCCGCCGTATGAAAGTTGTCCTTGTGGACGCGCAGTTTCACCACCAGGCGGCCCTTGTAGCCCAGCGTCAGGCCGAAAACGCCGCTCGGCTCGCCGATCAGGACGAAATCCGGCCCGTAGCGGGTGCGGGCGAAGCGGGCGCCCTTGCTGCTGGGGGCTTCCTCCTCGGTGGCGCCCACCACCACGAAGCGGGCGGCCTCCAGCGCTTCGGTGGGCAATCCGGCCACGGCGGCCATGAAGGTGCATAGGCTGCCCTTGGCGTCCACGCTGCCACGCCCATGCAGCACCTCGCCCTCGTCCACCCGCACCGGAATGTCGCCCGGCACGGTGTCCATATGGCCCAGCAACACCACCGTCAGCGGGCCGTCGCCGCGCTCGCCCACGGCGTTCCCAGCCTCGTCCATATGCGCCCTGAAGCCGTGAGCGTTCATCCACTCCGTCAGGTATGCAGAAACCTCGCCTTCCAGACCGGAAAGCGAGGAAATCTGTACGGCGCGCTGCAGCAGGTCACGGGCGACCTGCGGGTCAATCGACATCCATCACCCCGCCTTCGGCGCTGACCGCCTGCGCCAGCGTCACCAGCAGTTTGACCAGGTCACTCAGCACCCACAGGGCCACCGCGCCCATGCCTCCCGCGATCAGCGACCAGAAGCCATTCAGGCCCTGGCCCTTGTCGTACTGGAAGTAAGCCATGGCGAAGGTGGCCAGAAGCATGATCAGCGACATGGCTTTCAGCGCACCCATCCAGCGGGCGACGCCGCCGGCCACCGCCGCCAGGCTGGCCAGCGTGCTCACCGCGCTGCCGTTGGTTCGGGTGCCGTTCGACCTGGTGGGGAGCGGCGCAGTGTCCATGGCCGGGCTCTCCGCGACTGGGTTATTCGCAACTGGGCCATTCGTCATCGGGCTGGAGGCCAGGCTGCTTTCCTGGCCGGGTTGCGCGCTCAGCGGAGCCGGATCAGCCGACACCCCAGGATCGGTGATGACCGTAGGCGTACGTACAGCCCGCACCGTGGGTTTGGGCGTCGGCTGACTTTCCTGCGGCCTGAACCCAGGCGAGGTCAGGGGCGACGGCTGGGTGCTTGACGGCTGCATGCTTGACGGTTGCATGCTTGACGGTTGGGTGCTCGACAGGCCCAGCCCGCCACCGGCCAGTGGCGCCGTCGCGCCCGCTATCGGGAAGGCGGCACCCGAATCGGCGCGGGCGTCCGGGAAAGTCGGGGTGACCACGGTGCGGGACGAGGGGGGCGGCACCGGCGTGGGCGCCGCCGCTGGGGCCACACCGGGCGCACTCGGCGGAGTGACCGCTTCCTGGCCCGTCCATTTCGCGGCCGTGCCGGCAGGAAAACCACCGCTCGGTGGGGCGGCCGGGCGAGCCTGTGCAGCTGGCGCAGGCGGCATCTGGGCAGGCGCGGCAGAGGCCGGCGTAAGAAATTTCGGGGCAACCGGCTCCGGGTTTGCCGCAGGGATCACTGGGCCAGGCGCCGTGCTGGTGGACGTGTGCGTCTGCTGCTTGGCTCTGGCGGTGGCGTCGCGCACCTGCGCGAAAAAGGACTGCACGCCCGCCGGGTCGAACCCCACCAGGTTGGCCGTCAGGGCCGTGCCGGCGGGCGTTTCGACGCGCAGCAGGCCTTCCTGGTCACTGTGAATGCGTTTCAGGTCGCGCAGGGTCACGCGGCGCGTGCCGCCCACGTCCTGGTACAGCAGGGTCTGATCCGTCAGGACGAACACCGCCTCCCCGCGCTCCAGGGTATTCAGGACGGGTTCCTGCAAGCCGGCAGCCTGCATCAGGGAGTCCACTCGCGTGCTCATCTCGATACCTCTGTGCACATCTGCTGCACCTGACGACTGACCAGCCCGGTCAACCCGGCGGGAATTTCCATGATTGATCTCGACTGTGAAACGATCATTCTGCTGGTCAGCATATAACGGCAACAGAGAGAACGTGACGCTCAGCACATGGCGCACGCGGAAAATCCGGAACGCCTAACGTCGACTGAATACCCGTCTCACGCCGCCGGCCACCCCCTCCGGGACAATGATTCATGACCGACAACCGTTACGGCAACACCCCGCTGGGCAAAAGTGTGGAAGAGGTGCAGGACGAAGCCGGCAACCGCATCAATTCCCCGGTGGAAGGGGAGGCCGTGCGGGCCAACGACGAGAAACTCATTCCGGCGGTGGTCAATTCGAACGCCTCGGGAACGCCGGTCGGCGTGCTTCACCCGGACGCTCTGGTGGAGGCGGGCGGTTCGGGAGACGACGGCAGCGCCCGCACCAACCGCGACAGCAGTCAGGAATAAATTCCCTTCCTGCCCGCGCGTGTTTATTTGCTGAAGGCCCGGCAAACTGCGTGGGGGCGGATTCTGGCTCCCTGCGGCCTCCATGACTCAGAGCAGATGAAGTTTAGATGTCTTTCTGCTCCGCCTCCTCGCGAAGTGGCCCGCCTTGCTTGTTGTGGTGGAACATACAAGTCACCCAAAACGCTTCTTTGGTAGAAAGTGAGCGCAGGGCTGAATCGATTCATTAAGGTGACGGTTTTTCTTAGGCGAGGGTCATCTGACGATGAGACAAACCACGAGCCGGGCTGTATAATACGGGACTAAAGTGATAATCAACTATGCGAGCTGCCCAGTTGACCACACACCGCACGACCGATGAGCTGGAACAGGCGTACCGAGCTGCCACGCGACCCGTCGAACGCTCACGCTGGCAACTT from Deinococcus fonticola includes these protein-coding regions:
- a CDS encoding ABC transporter ATP-binding protein, encoding MTKVTGLALPAIEVQDLTKKYGQHAILEGVNLKVNAGEVYALTGPNGAGKTTLIRTITGLAFPSSGSVRVLGVDVHKEGTKARSQMGAVVEAPAKFYPQFTGTQNLLLHANLAAMAPGAPRIGRDRIREVLALLELTRMGERKVAEYSLGQRQRLGVASAMLADPKVLILDEPTSGLDPLGIGLIHRIVTSLASHGCAVILSTHHLREIATYAHTVGILTGGRMVDTIDLRQRHAAYRFRVEDPVGTVAALEGLPFVRRATTRSPYAIVNLGRDGGVPEVLSHLAAQGIRVYEATPDHFDLYEYYRERVEHP
- a CDS encoding 1,4-dihydroxy-6-naphthoate synthase; this encodes MSSSVSQADVLTLGYSFCPNDTFIFHALHAGLVAAPLPVREVLEDVQTLNEWAVSGRLPMTKISYRAYFSVMREYVALRSGGALGRGVGPLIVTREEVSDLNGKVVVSPGALTTAELLLRLVYPQVQVVRLRYDEVMPAVQRGEVQGQPVHAGLIIHESRFTFPQYGLLKHLDLGAWWEGETGLPLPLGAILVKRDLPERMKVALNAAVRSSLEYAYAHPEAARGYIRQHALEMSDEVMQAHIDLYVNPFSLDVGQEGERAVRELHRRAVEVGAVEATDLPLFVDLP
- a CDS encoding NUDIX domain-containing protein — translated: MSSTDVLYDGRIIRVERLDGRWEVVRHAAAVVILALNERGEMLLVRQWRPSIGQATLEAPAGLIDDGETPEAAARRELQEEAGFDADMTLLTRFYSSPGFCDEELFVFHARNLRDSRLPMDEDEDIEVLWMSPEQVLAGLREGGIVGSASTVSAALFASRVPT
- the ribF gene encoding riboflavin biosynthesis protein RibF; translation: MKTFVSTSQRPDTDTVVAIGSFDGVHLGHQALIAQLKAEARQHRVPSVVYTFDPPTRVLMQGVEYLSTLPEKLELLARYGVDETIAVPFTPEFASRPKEEFLNDLRALRPRAIVVGEDFHFGKNRAGGAADLREVTPDVMTLPMHQLGGDDIKSTRIRALLHSGNVEETRRLLGRAYNAQGVVVQGDQLGRQLGYPTANIRVPQGKALPLGVFVVTVQGDHGFWPGMANVGFRPTVNGTERRFEVNLLDFSGDLYGQELQIRFHRKLRGEQKFSGLDELKAQLARDAQAARDALVDLPTEPGH
- a CDS encoding [LysW]-lysine hydrolase, which codes for MSIDPQVARDLLQRAVQISSLSGLEGEVSAYLTEWMNAHGFRAHMDEAGNAVGERGDGPLTVVLLGHMDTVPGDIPVRVDEGEVLHGRGSVDAKGSLCTFMAAVAGLPTEALEAARFVVVGATEEEAPSSKGARFARTRYGPDFVLIGEPSGVFGLTLGYKGRLVVKLRVHKDNFHTAGEGTSAADDLTEAWFRVRAWAAGIGEEMGVFDRVQATLQDLGGDSAGGLTQTAWASVGLRLPPALTPQQAQAAIEKVLADLNVETSFTGHEVAVRHPKDNALTRALRVAIRAAGGTPTFKVKTGTSDMNVVAGHWPVPTVAYGPGDSSLDHTPEERLDLREYDQAVGILTAALTRLVLAPR
- a CDS encoding ABC transporter permease, translating into MLTLIALEFRKLLLSRSVQLALLVSFLLPLLWAVAPRLNMLLGDMALVSGWQMPAVSIGVAVQFMIPLFIAVVVAELIGTEVSQGTLAPLLLRPISRVNLIVAKLVTALAFPFLLIGVTVLGSLLAGLPRGLGSFVGGTGLGPGLFVGVGSLSSVGALMEVLRGSFLAAFMLMPVAALALLCGILLLNTASAALATLATLNIMRLLVVFPEGLQQVLLTSHLALYAEQGNILPSMLLLLIYTIGFGLMAVFAFDRRDV